One region of Carya illinoinensis cultivar Pawnee chromosome 8, C.illinoinensisPawnee_v1, whole genome shotgun sequence genomic DNA includes:
- the LOC122318024 gene encoding probable xyloglucan endotransglucosylase/hydrolase protein 7 yields the protein MAMYSSLTHAVAYLSVCMLAFGVSVIGRPATFLEDFRVTWSDYHIKQINGGRAIQLVLDQNSGCGFASKSQYLFGRVSMKIKLVPGDSAGTVTAFYMNSNTDSVRDELDFEFLGNRTGQPYTVQTNIYAHGKGDREQRINLWFDPSADFHTYTILWNHHHIVFYVDDVPIRVYKNNEAKGIPFPKFQPMGVYSTLWEADDWATRGGLEKIDWSKAPFYAYYKDFDIEGCSVPGPSTCASNPRNWWEGTTYQALNALEARKYRWVRINHMIYDYCTDKSRYPVTPRECFAGI from the exons ATGGCCATGTATTCATCCTTAACACATGCTGTTGCTTACCTTTCTGTGTGTATGCTTGCATTTGGTGTCTCTGTTATAGGACGACCAGCCACTTTTCTTGAAGACTTTAGAGTCACGTGGTCTGATTACCATATCAAGCAGATCAATGGAGGGAGGGCCATCCAACTCGTTCTTGACCAAAATTCTG GATGTGGGTTTGCTTCCAAAAGTCAGTACTTGTTCGGGCGTGTCAGCATGAAGATTAAACTTGTTCCCGGAGACTCAGCTGGAACTGTCACTGCAttttat ATGAATTCAAACACGGATTCTGTTCGTGACGAGCTGGACTTTGAGTTCTTGGGGAACCGAACTGGGCAACCGTACACTGTCCAGACCAATATCTACGCTCATGGGAAGGGTGATAGGGAGCAAAGAATCAACCTTTGGTTCGACCCTTCTGCCGACTTCCACACTTACACAATACTCTGGAACCACCATCATATTGT ATTCTACGTGGATGATGTGCCCATCAGAGTATACAAAAACAACGAAGCCAAAGGAATTCCATTCCCCAAGTTTCAGCCGATGGGGGTGTATTCCACATTGTGGGAAGCCGACGACTGGGCAACGAGAGGCGGGCTGGAGAAGATTGATTGGAGCAAAGCACCCTTCTATGCTTATTACAAGGACTTTGACATTGAGGGATGCTCCGTACCAGGACCTTCTACCTGTGCTTCCAACCCCAGAAACTGGTGGGAGGGAACTACTTACCAAGCACTTAATGCCCTCGAAGCCAGAAAGTATAGATGGGTTCGTATCAACCACATGATCTATGACTATTGTACCGACAAATCGAGGTACCCGGTGACCCCACGGGAGTGTTTC